Proteins co-encoded in one Alcanivorax sp. genomic window:
- the cobT gene encoding nicotinate-nucleotide--dimethylbenzimidazole phosphoribosyltransferase: MDPFPPWQHPIAPPSESHYERALAHQQQLTKPAGSLGQLEQIAVQLAGLQATDTPCADRIHITVFVADHGVCAEDISLFPQAVTGQMIANFVTGGAAISVMAQQLGASLEVVNLGTVSAPPLSEGVIDESIAAGTANLARQAAMSEKQLQQALAAGDRAAARAAERRSELFIGGEMGIGNTTSASALACALLHAAPQELAGPGTGLDASGLRHKIKVIELALARHGESDEPLACLASLGGFEIVALTGAMIGCAVRGIPALVDGFIVSVAALAAVRLRPELAGWLIFAHRSKEPGHQRVLQAMNAEPLLDLGMRLGEGSGAAVAVPLIRSACALHNHMATFADAGVSNSGND; this comes from the coding sequence TTGGACCCGTTTCCACCTTGGCAACACCCCATTGCGCCCCCCAGCGAATCGCATTATGAGAGGGCGCTGGCGCATCAGCAGCAGCTCACCAAGCCAGCGGGATCATTGGGACAACTGGAGCAGATCGCCGTTCAACTGGCCGGGCTGCAGGCAACCGACACCCCCTGCGCAGACAGAATTCATATCACCGTGTTCGTCGCCGACCATGGCGTATGCGCTGAAGACATCTCCCTGTTTCCTCAGGCGGTTACCGGGCAGATGATTGCCAACTTCGTCACCGGCGGCGCTGCCATCAGCGTCATGGCACAGCAACTCGGTGCCAGCCTGGAAGTGGTCAACCTCGGCACGGTCTCCGCCCCGCCCCTCAGCGAGGGGGTCATTGATGAAAGCATCGCTGCCGGCACCGCCAACCTGGCTCGCCAGGCAGCCATGAGCGAGAAGCAGCTGCAACAAGCTCTCGCGGCCGGAGATCGTGCCGCCGCCCGTGCCGCCGAACGGCGCAGCGAGCTTTTTATCGGCGGGGAAATGGGCATCGGCAACACGACCAGTGCCAGCGCCCTGGCCTGCGCTCTACTACATGCCGCACCGCAAGAACTGGCCGGCCCCGGCACCGGCCTGGATGCCAGCGGCTTGCGCCACAAGATCAAGGTGATTGAGCTGGCACTGGCGCGTCATGGCGAAAGTGACGAACCGCTCGCCTGCCTGGCATCACTGGGCGGTTTTGAAATTGTCGCGCTGACCGGTGCCATGATTGGCTGTGCGGTTCGCGGCATCCCGGCACTGGTGGATGGTTTTATTGTTTCCGTTGCCGCACTGGCCGCCGTGCGTCTGCGCCCGGAACTGGCCGGCTGGCTGATCTTCGCCCACCGCTCCAAAGAACCCGGGCATCAACGCGTCTTGCAGGCCATGAACGCCGAACCGCTACTGGATCTGGGCATGCGCCTCGGTGAAGGCAGTGGTGCCGCCGTGGCCGTCCCCCTGATACGCAGCGCCTGCGCCCTGCACAATCATATGGCCACCTTCGCCGATGCCGGCGTCAGCAACAGCGGGAACGACTGA
- the cobU gene encoding bifunctional adenosylcobinamide kinase/adenosylcobinamide-phosphate guanylyltransferase produces the protein MTKSLVLGGVRSGKSALAEQLVSEQADPVVYVATATIGDAEMHQRVRRHRTRRPAEWSLQEEPLRLGELLNQVARKAPAPVLLIDCMSLWVSNLLHADEAVFARERDHFLSALVDYPAPVVVVSNEVGLGIIGMDPLTRRFADELGWLNQALAKRCDRVVLSVAGIAQTLKGEP, from the coding sequence ATGACAAAGTCGCTGGTGCTGGGGGGCGTGCGTTCCGGCAAGAGTGCACTGGCTGAGCAGCTGGTGAGCGAACAGGCCGATCCGGTGGTTTACGTAGCCACAGCCACCATCGGGGATGCAGAAATGCACCAGCGGGTGCGCCGCCACCGCACACGCCGCCCTGCCGAATGGTCTCTGCAGGAAGAACCCTTGCGACTGGGTGAGCTGCTGAACCAGGTGGCGCGAAAAGCCCCTGCGCCTGTTTTGCTGATTGATTGCATGAGTCTTTGGGTGAGTAACCTGCTCCATGCCGACGAGGCTGTCTTCGCCCGGGAACGTGACCACTTCCTGAGTGCACTGGTTGATTATCCCGCCCCGGTGGTTGTCGTCAGTAATGAAGTGGGTTTGGGGATTATCGGCATGGATCCGCTTACCCGTCGTTTTGCCGATGAGCTGGGCTGGTTGAATCAGGCGCTGGCCAAGCGTTGTGACCGGGTGGTGTTGTCAGTGGCCGGGATTGCCCAGACGCTCAAAGGCGAGCCGTAG
- a CDS encoding histidine phosphatase family protein, with amino-acid sequence MTTTYFDLIRHGEPAGGHKYRGHRDDPLSEQGWQQMRDAIGKDEQWDHILTSPLLRCREFASELSAQLNVPVTVAEGFKEISFGDWEGKTREQVAQEYGNHQANFWRDAENHPPPNAESIQDFHRRIGEAWQYWCKELAGKKVLLVCHGGVIRMVLGHVLGLTPSNAMAGFHVPFANRSQVRLDHTEFGTLSCLVKHG; translated from the coding sequence ATGACCACCACCTATTTCGATCTGATCCGTCACGGCGAACCGGCAGGGGGTCATAAGTACCGGGGGCACCGTGATGATCCGCTCAGCGAACAGGGCTGGCAACAAATGCGTGATGCCATTGGCAAAGACGAACAGTGGGATCACATCCTCACCTCGCCGTTGCTGCGCTGTCGCGAGTTCGCTAGCGAGCTTTCCGCACAATTGAATGTTCCTGTCACCGTCGCAGAGGGTTTCAAGGAAATCAGTTTTGGCGACTGGGAAGGAAAAACGCGCGAACAGGTGGCGCAGGAATATGGCAATCATCAAGCCAACTTCTGGCGCGATGCGGAAAATCATCCGCCACCCAACGCAGAATCCATTCAGGATTTTCACCGGCGCATCGGTGAAGCCTGGCAGTACTGGTGCAAGGAGTTGGCCGGCAAAAAAGTGTTGCTGGTCTGTCATGGCGGAGTCATCCGCATGGTGCTCGGCCATGTACTCGGACTAACGCCAAGCAACGCCATGGCCGGTTTTCACGTCCCCTTTGCCAACCGTTCCCAGGTCCGACTGGACCACACCGAATTCGGCACGCTGAGTTGTCTGGTAAAACACGGCTAG